The DNA sequence tctCCCTATTAGATAGCCACAAaggcagagatttttaaaatatattttattcattgttatATCCCTAGCTCTGAGAATTCTTTGGTATATAGTTGGCAcccaacaaatatgtattgagtcaATGAATAAAACATCCCTCTATAACCCAAATTTAAAGGTCTAGGGCATTTTGATTTCTACTTTGCCTTTATATATCTCATTTAGTCAGTAACTACATCCACTGAATCTATTATATGAATCCTGCTTCTCACACACTCTATTTTGGGTCTTCATTATCTCTCAAATAGTCTAATACAAAAGTATCATAACTGATGTCcccaatttaataaatattaagtacCTTCTATGTGCCAAGCAGGTTAGACAGTAGGAATAAAAGGTGAACACAATCCAAATCCTTTATGCACTTTACCATCTAATTACAACCTGCTTTGACTTCTACTGATTTATCTTAAACACTTCAGACTGACTTATTGTTTACATGTATGTCACAatctgcttaaaaataaaaacaaacataaactaCCAAAAAACCATCCATTCCTTACCTAAAGATTAAGTCTCATAATGTCAATTAAGAGCTTCTACTATTAGCTTTCAACCTAATTTCTCAGCATTATTTCTTACTATCCAATGCAATACTATAGGACAACTGCTAAACAAATCTCGTATTTTCTGCCTATATACTTTTGTTCAAGCTGGTCTATCAGCTTgacagtttttgtttctttatctaaCTGATGAAAGGTTGCCTAGCTTTCAAAAATCTAACTTAGATACCATTTCTTCCTGGATACCACAGTCAAAAATGTTAGCTTCCCTTTTCGAAAGTTAGCTAATACTCTCTACTAGTTGAGAGAATATAGCATAACATTCATCAACCAGTCCTCATTTTGTTTATAGTTCTGCCTTATTAAAGATGTGACCCTTGGGTAAGTGAGTTCTCTGGATTTCAGTTTTATCActtgcaaaatgaggataattccTATCTGCTTGGGTTGttgaaataaatgagataaaacacacaaaataccTAGCACAGTGTCTTGCATCTTAAAAAAGGGTTCAAGAAATCTTATGTCTCTCCCCAGTTGTTgttatttatcacattttctgCCTCATTACAATTACCTGTGTATGTGTCTTAAACCACCTCCCTTCCAACAAATTTTAGAAAGATAGGAATTATGCCCTATGTATCTTTGTATCCTCCACAGCACCAATTTCAGTACCTTGTAAACAGTAAGGTAATGTGCACTGTTAAACTGAACTAACAATAAATTAATTAGCAAATCTATTTTTGCTACATATTCCTCTGCCAGTTTTGAAGCTCTTAAATGAAAATAGAACTAGACAGAAACAGTAAATACAAACGAatataaagaaaactaacaaatatattCTTGAAATTTGAGATTGTTATATGGTATCTGAACCTGTTCCCTTACAGTTCTCTTACCTGTTACTTCATCACTATGAGTAGACAATAGTTTCCAAATGAGGTAAGGACCACCAAGGATAACAGCAAAGAACAAGAATATTGGCCATGATTTTGCTGAGGTAGCTGCTCGGTCCTCAGCACCAAGGCATGCCACAGTTCCTTCACTTTCCGCCCAGAGGTCTTCATTCTCAGAGCCTCTTCTTAAACCTAACATCCGCTGTAACCTTCTGTAAAGATACCGTATAGTCCTAACTAATGCAAAAGCTGAAAACACTTTTGTAAAGTGTATTTTCAGTCGGGAAAAGTGATTTGCTACATCCAATACAGCCCTGAAACTGTTATAGACAGCTGAAAAGGTAGCATCCATCATCATACTGACAGAGGCAAATGCATGCACAATACTTTCAATGGACTGAAATGCACCCCTGCTGCTTTCTTCAGCTTGCTGAACAAATCTACTGGGTGGAAGATCATCTACACGGAGGCGGTTGTAGCCCAGCCCATTATATCCGTAACTATAAGGACTATAGCTTCCATAAAATGAATTTCCATAGGCACCATATCCAGAAGAAAATGAACTGTAAGCAGGTCTAAAAGTGTTCACACTGCTACTTCCTGTCTGCTGTGATGGCCTTGGAAGAATAGGTGGGGGCACTCTGGTAAGTGCTGGTTGTCCAGGTCTTGTCATTAAAGTAGGACCCAAATCAGCAGATCTAAAACCAAAAAAGATTCAAAACAGTTATTTAAGCATACAATAAATTCAATTCAAAGTAACTATTAAACACCTCCTATATACCTGGTGCTATGACAActtcttctgttgcccaggctggagtatagtagcacaatcaaagctcactgtagcctcaacctcccaggctcaagtgatcctcccacctcagcctcctgagcagctggaactacaggcgcatgccaccatacctggctaattttttatagagatggggttttgccatgttgcccagctggtctcaatctcctgggctcaaatgatccactgccttggtttcctaaagtgctaggattacaagtgtgagtcactgtgcccaggcatcattttaaagtttataatttaATAGTTTTTAGTATACTCACAGAGGTGTGTAACTATCACCATGTGTAATTCAGAAGATTTTCATCACCTCACAAAAGAAACCCCATATTCATCAGCAGGTATTCCCCATTTCCTGCCCACCCCTCCACCCATCTTTGGCAACCATGAGTCTACTTTCTGTACCTAGacttgtctattctggacatttcatatataGTTAATTCTTGTTATTTAACATAGTTATATTCTGTAAAGTCACTGTGAACTCTGAACCAGCAGATACCAAATCATTGCTTCTTTCATCAATCAGTCAAtacatatacttattttatatgtgtttctgtttaaagtcACTTTATTCCAGGTATATTGTTAACTCATTAACAACTCATGGCCAACAGCACAATAGCTCCtgcctgaatgaagcttatcTAACACCTGTATTGTATCTGTAAGGCACACTACAGCCTTCCTGTGCTTAGGAACACTAGAGATCACTTCAGCACTATGCTTGGGGGCCATTTTAGACAGCAAAATCACCattcaaaaatgtgaaaaaaccCGGCACTAAACAGACTTTGTTAAGGACAACTGTTTACAGCATGAGAGCTGAAATAAGAAACCAGAGTGTTGCTTTTTTTGTCTCTCGGTTGTTCCTCAGTTGTCAGCTGAGGGACAACTCAGATTTTTACCTGATCTATGTTTGCCCTCAAATGACTGTGAAAATGCCAGGAATATTGATTTTGggattacaaataaattttagtgagcAGACcaatttgaaaatacagaatCCACAAATAATGAGGATCTATGGTAAATGGACTCATACAATATGTagtattttgtgactggcttctttcacttagcataatgtttccagGGTTTATCCATTTTATAGCATGTATCTGTACAGGCAGCCCTTGGTATCTGTGGTGGAGTGGTTTCAAAACCTCCTTC is a window from the Macaca mulatta isolate MMU2019108-1 chromosome 13, T2T-MMU8v2.0, whole genome shotgun sequence genome containing:
- the PEX13 gene encoding peroxisomal biogenesis factor 13, producing MASQPPPPPKPWETRRIPGAGPGPGPGPTFQSADLGPTLMTRPGQPALTRVPPPILPRPSQQTGSSSVNTFRPAYSSFSSGYGAYGNSFYGSYSPYSYGYNGLGYNRLRVDDLPPSRFVQQAEESSRGAFQSIESIVHAFASVSMMMDATFSAVYNSFRAVLDVANHFSRLKIHFTKVFSAFALVRTIRYLYRRLQRMLGLRRGSENEDLWAESEGTVACLGAEDRAATSAKSWPIFLFFAVILGGPYLIWKLLSTHSDEVTDSINWASGEDDHVVARAEYDFAAVSEEEISFRAGDMLNLALKEQQPKVRGWLLASLDGQTTGLIPANYVKILGKRKGRKTVESSKISKQQPSFTNPTLPKGAMVADSLDEQEAAFESVFVETNKVPVAPDSTGKDGEKQDL